In Anseongella ginsenosidimutans, one genomic interval encodes:
- a CDS encoding GH92 family glycosyl hydrolase, with protein sequence MRKILTSGWVPLLGLFLLAGENGAVAQSRGEDLTAFVDPLIGTAHCRWFHFAPGSLPFGMAKPGPATNGHYGNPSGWEAVGYDYRHESIEGFPNFHEFQVGGVVFAPVTGELETIPGKLENPDKGYRSRFSRENEVATAGYYSVLLDEYRVKAEVTATPRVAFHRYTFPASQASHILFDIGNQQGESGPVKDARVYLTPEGRVEGFVTTLPAYVQKYQPGAEVSMYFSAVLDKKPVAYGVFRGEEIYKGREELSGKGAGLYLSFSTAEGEAVTIKAGLSYTSIENARLNLEAEAKNLDFDGAHQRASDTWNSYLGRIHVETPVREDKVKFYTGLYHALLGRGLASDVNGAYPKNDGSIGQIPLDEQGRPLFHHYNTDAMWGAYWNLTQLWALAYPEYYSDFIKSQLLVYKDAGWLGDGIASSRFVSGVGTNFMSLVIASAFMCGIRDFDIEQGYQAALKNETGWENRPRGAGKLDVDRFVKYGFVNHLDQADGPDEAWRFSGSHTLEYSFSSFAVAQWAKLLGKEKDYAELMRLSNGWEKIYDPSTGFMRPRYADGSFLENFRPEEVWRGFQEGNAWQYTFFVPHEPESLVEKLGRQEFNSRLDSIFTVSQKAIFGGGRNIDAFAGLEGLYNHGNQPNLHISWMFNYSGKPSLTQKWVRAICNEFYGTEGVHGYGYGQDEDQGQLGAWYVISSIGLFDVKGLTETEPRFGLGSPLFDKVTILLNQDYYKGKKFVIETRNNSPQNQYVQSFHLNGKALQTPFIPFRSITKGGKLTLQMGETPKDNYKK encoded by the coding sequence ATGCGCAAGATACTTACAAGCGGGTGGGTTCCTTTGCTGGGGCTTTTTCTCCTGGCGGGTGAAAACGGCGCCGTGGCTCAGTCCCGTGGAGAAGACCTGACTGCCTTTGTTGACCCCTTGATAGGTACCGCTCATTGTCGCTGGTTTCATTTCGCGCCGGGTTCCCTGCCTTTCGGGATGGCAAAGCCAGGGCCTGCCACGAACGGGCACTATGGCAATCCTTCCGGCTGGGAAGCTGTGGGTTATGACTACCGGCATGAATCTATTGAAGGCTTTCCGAATTTTCATGAATTCCAGGTAGGAGGGGTAGTTTTTGCTCCGGTCACCGGCGAACTGGAAACGATTCCGGGCAAACTGGAAAATCCGGACAAGGGGTACCGGTCCCGTTTCAGCCGGGAAAACGAGGTGGCTACGGCAGGCTATTATTCTGTGTTACTCGACGAATACCGGGTGAAAGCCGAAGTGACGGCCACTCCCCGCGTAGCTTTTCACCGGTACACTTTTCCCGCTTCCCAAGCGTCTCATATTCTTTTCGATATCGGCAATCAACAGGGCGAAAGCGGGCCGGTGAAAGACGCCCGGGTTTACCTGACCCCGGAGGGCAGGGTAGAAGGCTTTGTGACCACGCTGCCGGCTTATGTGCAGAAATACCAGCCCGGCGCCGAAGTGAGTATGTACTTTTCGGCTGTCCTGGATAAAAAACCTGTAGCCTACGGCGTGTTCAGGGGAGAGGAAATTTACAAGGGCCGGGAAGAACTTTCCGGAAAGGGCGCAGGTCTTTACCTTAGTTTTTCCACCGCCGAGGGAGAGGCCGTTACGATCAAAGCCGGCCTGTCTTATACGTCCATTGAAAATGCACGTCTTAACCTGGAAGCAGAGGCTAAGAACCTGGATTTTGACGGGGCTCATCAGCGTGCCAGTGATACCTGGAACAGCTACCTGGGCCGCATCCATGTGGAAACGCCGGTACGGGAAGATAAGGTGAAATTCTATACGGGCCTGTACCATGCGCTGCTGGGAAGAGGGCTTGCCAGCGATGTGAACGGAGCCTATCCGAAAAATGACGGCAGCATCGGGCAGATCCCCCTTGATGAGCAAGGCCGGCCGCTCTTCCACCATTATAATACGGATGCCATGTGGGGCGCTTACTGGAACCTGACCCAGCTCTGGGCGCTTGCCTACCCGGAATATTATTCAGATTTTATAAAAAGCCAGCTGCTGGTGTATAAGGATGCCGGCTGGCTGGGCGACGGCATTGCCTCCAGCAGGTTTGTATCAGGAGTCGGCACGAATTTCATGAGCCTTGTCATTGCCAGCGCGTTTATGTGCGGGATCCGGGATTTTGACATAGAACAGGGCTACCAGGCTGCCCTTAAAAATGAAACAGGCTGGGAAAACCGTCCCCGCGGCGCCGGGAAACTGGATGTGGATCGCTTTGTAAAATACGGTTTTGTGAATCACCTGGACCAGGCGGACGGCCCGGACGAAGCCTGGCGTTTTTCCGGTTCTCATACGCTTGAATATTCTTTCAGTTCCTTTGCGGTAGCTCAGTGGGCGAAATTGCTTGGAAAGGAAAAGGATTATGCCGAATTAATGCGTTTATCAAATGGCTGGGAAAAAATCTATGATCCTTCCACCGGTTTTATGCGTCCCCGCTATGCAGACGGCAGCTTCCTGGAGAACTTTCGGCCGGAAGAGGTTTGGCGTGGTTTCCAGGAAGGAAATGCCTGGCAGTACACTTTCTTCGTGCCCCATGAACCCGAAAGCCTTGTTGAAAAGTTAGGCAGGCAGGAATTCAATTCCCGCCTGGACAGTATTTTTACCGTTTCCCAAAAAGCGATCTTTGGCGGCGGCAGGAATATTGACGCCTTTGCCGGCCTGGAAGGCCTGTATAATCACGGCAACCAGCCCAACCTGCATATTTCATGGATGTTCAATTATTCTGGCAAGCCTTCCCTTACCCAAAAATGGGTTCGCGCTATCTGTAATGAATTTTACGGTACCGAAGGCGTCCATGGTTATGGTTACGGACAGGACGAAGACCAGGGCCAGCTTGGCGCCTGGTACGTAATCTCTTCCATTGGCCTGTTTGACGTAAAAGGCCTCACGGAAACCGAACCCCGTTTCGGCCTGGGCAGTCCCTTATTTGATAAAGTAACCATCCTGCTGAACCAGGACTACTATAAAGGAAAAAAGTTCGTCATCGAAACCCGCAACAACAGCCCCCAAAACCAATACGTCCAGTCCTTCCACCTCAACGGCAAAGCCCTCCAAACCCCCTTCATACCCTTCAGATCAATCACCAAAGGCGGCAAGCTCACCCTGCAAATGGGAGAAACCCCGAAAGACAACTATAAAAAGTAA
- the clpB gene encoding ATP-dependent chaperone ClpB codes for MNLNNFTIKAQEAVNKASEIALGNQQQAIEPAHLLKGMLSVDENVVSYLLKKLNVNIERLNQALDAQINSLPKVSGSELYLSGASAQVVQKAQSYLKEFKDDFISIEHLLLGILTGNDKSALLLKEQGVNEKDLKKAILELRGGSRVSDPNAEATYNALEKYSRNLNELAREGKLDPVIGRDEEIRRVIQILSRRTKNNPVLVGEPGVGKTAIAEGIAHRIIDGDVPENLKSKIVYSLDMGALVAGAKYKGEFEERLKAVIKEVTQSDGQIILFIDEIHTLVGAGGGEGAMDAANILKPALARGELRAIGATTLNEYQKYIEKDKALERRFQRVMVDEPNTQDAISILRGLKERYENHHKVRIRDEAIIAAVELSQRYISERFLPDKAIDLMDEAASRLRMEMDSKPEELDELERRIMQLEIEREAIKREKDEKKLNQLNEEIANLSADRDELKSKWQAEKDVVEAIQEQKGKIEQLKIEMEQAKRNGDFGRASEIQYGLIPETEKSLEELSSKLVGIQEQSRMLKEEVTAEDIAEVVGRWTGIPVTRLVASEREKLLHLEEQLHKRVAGQEEAIEAVADAIRRSRAGLHDKKKPIGSFIFLGTTGVGKTELARALAEFLFDDEHSMTRIDMSEYQERHSVSRLVGAPPGYVGYDEGGQLTEAVRRKPYSVILLDEIEKAHPDVFNILLQVLDDGRLTDNKGRTVDFKNCIVIMTSNIGSQIIQESFSAINEGNKDEVVASTRNQVFELLKKTIRPEFLNRIDEIIMFSPLDREQIREIVGMQFQQLQKTLREMGVNISASEEALDWLAQLGYDPQFGARPLKRVIQKKIMNELSRQLLAGKIEKDAKIKLDMFDNQFVFFNEEDKEQN; via the coding sequence ATGAATTTAAACAATTTTACGATCAAGGCGCAGGAAGCTGTTAACAAGGCTTCCGAAATAGCGCTGGGAAACCAGCAGCAAGCCATTGAACCTGCGCACTTGCTGAAAGGAATGCTTTCAGTAGACGAGAACGTGGTCAGCTACCTACTGAAAAAGCTGAATGTCAATATCGAAAGGCTCAACCAGGCCCTGGATGCACAGATAAACAGCTTGCCAAAGGTAAGCGGCAGCGAATTATATCTTTCGGGCGCATCGGCCCAGGTCGTACAGAAGGCGCAGTCCTATCTCAAGGAATTCAAGGATGACTTCATTTCCATCGAACACTTATTACTGGGTATTTTAACCGGTAATGATAAATCCGCCCTTCTCTTAAAAGAGCAGGGGGTGAACGAAAAGGACCTGAAAAAAGCCATTCTTGAACTCAGGGGCGGCTCAAGGGTAAGCGATCCGAATGCGGAAGCCACTTATAACGCCCTGGAGAAATACTCCAGGAACCTGAACGAACTGGCCCGCGAAGGGAAGCTCGACCCCGTCATCGGCCGGGACGAGGAGATCCGGAGGGTAATCCAGATCCTTTCCCGCAGGACCAAGAACAACCCGGTGCTGGTGGGCGAGCCAGGTGTAGGTAAAACGGCCATTGCCGAGGGCATCGCGCATCGTATCATCGACGGCGACGTCCCTGAAAACCTGAAGAGCAAGATCGTTTATTCGCTGGATATGGGCGCCCTGGTTGCAGGCGCCAAGTATAAGGGAGAGTTTGAAGAGCGGTTGAAAGCGGTGATAAAAGAAGTCACCCAGTCTGACGGACAGATCATTCTCTTTATAGACGAGATCCACACCCTGGTTGGCGCAGGCGGAGGCGAAGGCGCGATGGATGCGGCAAATATCTTAAAACCCGCCCTTGCCCGCGGGGAACTGCGCGCAATCGGCGCCACCACGTTGAACGAATACCAGAAATACATAGAAAAGGACAAAGCCCTGGAACGCCGTTTTCAACGGGTAATGGTGGATGAACCGAATACCCAAGACGCAATTTCCATTCTCCGGGGGTTGAAAGAGCGTTACGAAAATCATCACAAGGTGCGGATCCGCGACGAGGCGATTATTGCCGCGGTGGAGCTTTCACAGCGTTACATCAGCGAACGTTTCCTTCCGGACAAGGCCATTGACCTGATGGACGAAGCAGCTTCCAGGCTGCGTATGGAAATGGACTCCAAACCTGAGGAGCTGGACGAACTGGAACGCCGGATCATGCAGCTGGAAATAGAGCGGGAAGCGATCAAAAGAGAAAAGGATGAAAAAAAACTGAACCAGTTAAATGAAGAGATCGCAAATCTCTCCGCAGACCGGGATGAACTGAAATCCAAATGGCAGGCCGAGAAAGATGTAGTGGAAGCCATCCAGGAACAAAAAGGCAAAATTGAGCAGCTGAAAATAGAAATGGAGCAGGCCAAGCGCAACGGTGATTTTGGCCGGGCGTCCGAGATCCAATACGGCCTTATCCCGGAAACGGAAAAATCCCTGGAAGAACTTTCCTCCAAGCTCGTAGGCATACAGGAACAGTCCCGTATGCTGAAGGAAGAAGTAACCGCTGAAGACATCGCCGAAGTAGTAGGGCGCTGGACCGGGATCCCGGTAACCAGGCTGGTAGCCAGCGAACGTGAAAAGCTGCTTCACCTTGAAGAACAGCTGCATAAAAGGGTTGCCGGCCAGGAAGAAGCTATTGAAGCGGTGGCAGATGCCATTCGCCGCAGCCGCGCCGGCCTGCATGACAAGAAAAAGCCCATTGGCTCCTTCATTTTCCTGGGAACAACGGGTGTTGGCAAAACCGAGCTTGCCCGCGCACTGGCCGAATTCCTTTTTGACGACGAGCATTCCATGACCCGGATAGATATGTCCGAATACCAGGAACGTCACTCGGTCTCCCGCCTTGTGGGCGCGCCTCCGGGCTACGTAGGTTATGACGAAGGCGGCCAGCTTACGGAAGCCGTCCGGCGTAAACCTTATTCGGTAATATTACTCGATGAAATAGAGAAGGCTCATCCGGATGTATTCAATATCCTGTTGCAGGTACTGGACGACGGGCGGCTCACCGATAACAAGGGGCGTACGGTCGACTTTAAGAACTGTATCGTTATCATGACTTCCAACATCGGCTCTCAGATTATCCAGGAAAGCTTTTCCGCAATAAACGAGGGCAATAAAGATGAAGTCGTGGCTTCCACGCGCAACCAGGTTTTCGAGCTGCTGAAAAAAACCATCCGGCCTGAATTCCTTAACCGCATCGACGAGATAATCATGTTCAGCCCCCTGGACAGGGAGCAGATCCGGGAAATCGTGGGCATGCAGTTCCAGCAGCTGCAAAAGACCCTCCGCGAAATGGGTGTGAATATCTCCGCCTCAGAGGAAGCCCTGGACTGGCTTGCCCAGCTGGGCTACGACCCCCAGTTCGGCGCCCGCCCGCTGAAGCGGGTGATCCAGAAAAAGATCATGAACGAATTGTCCAGGCAGCTCCTTGCCGGGAAGATCGAGAAAGACGCAAAGATCAAACTGGACATGTTCGACAATCAGTTCGTTTTCTTCAACGAAGAGGACAAGGAGCAGAACTAG
- the pyrE gene encoding orotate phosphoribosyltransferase — MPEKNETALLVAEFLLQIKAIKLQPSNPFTWASGWKSPIYCDNRVTLSYPPIRTFIRQQLTHVINEEFGAVDLVAGVATGGIPQGVLVAQDLGLPFVYVRPEPKKHGRQNLIEGDLNSGQRVVVIEDLISTGKSSLQAVKALREAECDVAGMVAVFSYGFAVAEENLKNASCKYFTLTNYDALLKKAVQNGYILEEDVETLKNWRKSPETWGQ; from the coding sequence ATGCCAGAGAAAAATGAGACTGCACTATTGGTTGCAGAGTTTCTTTTACAAATTAAAGCAATTAAATTACAACCGTCCAATCCTTTTACATGGGCATCCGGCTGGAAGTCGCCAATTTATTGCGATAACCGCGTAACGCTATCGTATCCACCCATCCGGACCTTTATCCGCCAGCAGCTAACGCACGTGATCAACGAAGAATTCGGAGCAGTTGACCTGGTAGCAGGCGTAGCCACAGGCGGGATTCCCCAGGGTGTGCTGGTAGCCCAGGACCTTGGGCTTCCCTTTGTTTATGTACGCCCCGAGCCAAAAAAACACGGCAGGCAGAACCTGATAGAAGGCGATCTGAACTCCGGGCAGCGGGTAGTAGTGATCGAAGATCTTATTTCCACGGGAAAGAGCAGTTTGCAGGCCGTGAAGGCTTTGCGGGAGGCCGAATGCGATGTAGCGGGGATGGTAGCGGTATTTAGTTACGGCTTTGCAGTAGCTGAAGAAAACCTCAAAAATGCCAGCTGTAAATATTTTACGCTGACCAATTACGATGCGTTGTTAAAGAAAGCCGTTCAGAATGGATATATTCTGGAGGAGGATGTAGAGACCCTGAAAAATTGGCGCAAAAGCCCCGAAACCTGGGGACAATAA
- a CDS encoding NUDIX hydrolase, with protein sequence MLAGMINGNDSANFVLLTASPDKIMEDLKKRLTYIEAGGGLVRNEQGQYLFIFRHGKWDLPKGKLEPGETPPEGSLREVEEECSITVKRITEPLTPTWHAYALNGNITLKQTFWYRMEAGDYRQMKPQLAEGITEVKWFSADELDEVRKNTYDLIREVIGDHLVEV encoded by the coding sequence GTGTTAGCCGGTATGATCAATGGAAATGATTCAGCAAATTTCGTGCTACTAACTGCTTCTCCCGATAAAATAATGGAAGACCTGAAAAAGAGATTGACCTATATCGAAGCAGGCGGCGGCCTGGTAAGGAATGAACAGGGTCAGTACCTTTTCATTTTTCGCCATGGCAAATGGGACCTTCCGAAGGGAAAGCTTGAACCAGGGGAGACGCCGCCCGAAGGCAGTCTGAGGGAAGTGGAAGAAGAGTGCAGCATCACCGTTAAACGTATAACAGAACCACTCACACCAACCTGGCATGCTTATGCCCTGAACGGGAATATTACGCTGAAACAAACCTTTTGGTACCGGATGGAAGCCGGCGATTACCGGCAAATGAAGCCGCAGCTGGCCGAAGGGATCACAGAGGTAAAATGGTTTTCCGCTGACGAGCTCGATGAAGTAAGAAAAAACACCTATGATCTGATCCGGGAGGTAATAGGAGACCACCTGGTTGAGGTATAG
- the coaD gene encoding pantetheine-phosphate adenylyltransferase, which translates to MNEEKIALFPGSFDPITIAHVDILARALPLFSKVYIGIGLNSNKQALLSQELREEMIRAVYAGEEKVEVVSYEGLTVEFCSRIGASYILRGIRSSSDFEYEKAISQMNHAMRPEIESVFILSNPGYSAISSSIVRDVMRYGGDVNQFIPEQALAILKAQ; encoded by the coding sequence ATGAATGAAGAAAAAATCGCCCTGTTTCCGGGCTCCTTTGACCCGATCACCATTGCACATGTAGATATCCTTGCCCGCGCACTGCCGCTTTTCAGCAAGGTCTACATTGGCATCGGATTAAACAGCAATAAACAGGCGCTGCTAAGCCAGGAATTAAGGGAAGAAATGATCCGCGCGGTGTACGCAGGGGAAGAGAAAGTGGAAGTGGTGAGTTATGAAGGCCTTACCGTAGAATTCTGTTCCAGGATAGGCGCGTCCTATATTCTCCGGGGTATTCGCAGCTCCTCCGACTTTGAATATGAAAAAGCGATCTCCCAGATGAACCATGCAATGCGCCCGGAGATCGAAAGCGTCTTCATTCTAAGCAATCCGGGCTATTCGGCCATTAGTTCATCCATCGTACGCGACGTCATGCGGTACGGCGGCGACGTGAACCAATTCATACCGGAGCAGGCGCTCGCTATTCTAAAGGCGCAATAA
- a CDS encoding RsmD family RNA methyltransferase — MRIISGKFGGRRLTPPGKIPARPTTDKAKEALFNILVNRYDLAGLQVLDLFAGTGNISFEFISRGCPGVVAVERNFSSVSFMNQVKEELQVSELQVVRADVFRFLKTDTGRYDLIFADPPYDLHNFTDIVYTVFERKMLKKNGCLIVEHSNLVNTGNLPGFREKRQYGQSGFSFFEDASEDHVQDHE; from the coding sequence ATGCGGATAATCTCCGGTAAATTCGGTGGCAGGCGTTTGACGCCCCCCGGAAAGATCCCGGCCCGCCCTACCACCGACAAGGCAAAGGAAGCGCTTTTCAATATCCTTGTAAACCGCTATGACCTTGCCGGCTTGCAGGTACTGGACCTCTTCGCCGGCACGGGAAATATTTCTTTCGAATTTATTTCCCGCGGCTGCCCGGGAGTAGTGGCGGTAGAGCGTAATTTTTCAAGCGTAAGTTTCATGAACCAAGTGAAGGAGGAACTTCAGGTGTCCGAACTCCAGGTAGTTCGCGCTGACGTATTCCGGTTCTTGAAAACCGATACAGGCAGGTACGATCTCATTTTTGCTGATCCTCCTTACGATCTGCATAATTTTACCGATATTGTATACACCGTATTCGAAAGAAAGATGTTGAAGAAAAACGGCTGCCTCATCGTTGAGCATTCCAACCTGGTAAACACCGGCAACCTGCCGGGTTTCCGGGAGAAAAGGCAATACGGGCAATCCGGTTTCAGTTTTTTTGAAGACGCGTCAGAAGATCACGTCCAAGACCATGAATGA
- a CDS encoding DUF3822 family protein, with translation MQESNYLKLVDNNYRLRQSKQYHLNVRLTGNSFSYNVFDPSQGKFIALFDARSTGQAINIQPYVEEDDLLKQVFGVTRLMFSSGQFLLIPEDLYDESQTHTLFQTAFKAPGDIIVNNPVETLNARLLSALSKEEHQALTKDFGKAYLYHEGGPLITGLQRQYEKAEQSFLCLHVESQYMEIAFLMNGKLQFYNRFCFENPEQFIYFPLFVCKQAGLDPAEVNLLLSGVIDETSGLYKQLHTYFRHLDFCELPNNFKYSKRLYDVPQHYFYSLINLESCG, from the coding sequence ATGCAGGAAAGCAATTATTTAAAACTGGTCGATAACAATTACCGGCTCCGTCAATCAAAGCAATACCATCTGAATGTCCGGCTGACGGGCAATAGTTTCTCCTACAACGTTTTTGATCCTTCCCAGGGTAAGTTCATTGCGCTTTTTGATGCACGATCTACCGGGCAGGCCATAAATATTCAGCCTTACGTGGAAGAAGACGACCTTCTTAAACAAGTATTCGGAGTTACCCGTCTTATGTTCAGTTCAGGCCAGTTCCTGCTGATACCGGAAGATCTTTACGATGAAAGCCAAACGCATACCCTGTTTCAAACTGCGTTTAAAGCCCCGGGAGACATCATTGTAAACAATCCGGTAGAGACGCTGAACGCCCGCCTCTTATCCGCGCTCAGCAAAGAAGAACACCAGGCGCTGACTAAGGATTTCGGTAAGGCATATCTGTACCATGAAGGCGGGCCACTCATTACCGGCCTGCAGCGCCAATATGAGAAGGCGGAACAAAGCTTTCTCTGCCTTCATGTGGAAAGCCAGTATATGGAAATTGCTTTCCTGATGAACGGAAAGCTCCAGTTTTATAACCGCTTTTGTTTTGAGAACCCGGAGCAGTTTATTTATTTCCCCCTGTTTGTATGCAAGCAGGCAGGTCTTGACCCGGCGGAGGTAAACCTGCTTTTATCCGGGGTGATCGACGAAACATCCGGGCTGTACAAGCAACTGCACACGTATTTCCGTCATCTTGATTTTTGCGAATTACCCAATAATTTTAAATATAGCAAGCGTTTATACGATGTGCCTCAGCATTATTTTTACTCGCTTATCAACCTGGAATCATGCGGATAA
- a CDS encoding acetoacetate--CoA ligase, producing MHQPEKIWIPSPSFRERSHLSRYSSWLKENYSLNFRDYDSLWQWSTSHPADFWESIWKYFNIKSYTPYREVMSSEPMPHTRWFDGSTLNYAEHIFRNKTKERPALLYRSETTLLKEVSWEELESQTGALQAFFRKAKLCPGERVAACLPNIPEASVGLLATLSVGAIWSSCSPDFGAEGIIDRFSQISPKILIMASGYTYNGRPFNRLDVLEKVRKSLPTVDKVILVPFPGREDSARPEGVTLWEEAMQMQHGPLEFTPVPFAHPIWILYSSGTTGTPKAITHSHGGMLLEHLKYLSFHNDVHPGENFFWYSTTGWMMWNFVHASLLTGATAVLYEGSPAYPGLEALWELADKAPIHHFGASAPFLVACMKAGLNIREKYPLMSLRSIGSTGSPLPPEAFRYVYEQIREDVWLCSMSGGTDVCTAWVGGCPWEPVYDGEIQRRCLGVSMEAYDEKGFPLENEVGEMVVTVPLPCMPVYFWNDPRHERYLESYFSTYPGVWRHGDWLQITPHKGVRLLGRSDATLNRQGVRIGTAEIYRAMDKVEEVRESLIVNLERPGNGDYMPLFVLLKEGVSLTDELRERIKRIIREEFSPRHVPDAIIAVPDIPFTISGKKMETPVKKILMGKPSAEAANRAAMRNPGSLDFYSDLAKKLC from the coding sequence ATGCACCAGCCTGAAAAAATATGGATCCCTTCCCCATCTTTCAGGGAACGGTCCCATCTCAGCCGATACAGCAGCTGGCTGAAAGAGAATTATTCCCTGAATTTCCGGGATTACGATTCCTTATGGCAATGGTCAACCAGCCACCCGGCGGATTTCTGGGAGAGTATCTGGAAATATTTTAATATAAAATCCTATACTCCCTACAGGGAAGTGATGTCCTCCGAACCCATGCCGCATACCCGCTGGTTTGACGGAAGCACGCTCAATTATGCCGAGCATATTTTCCGCAACAAAACAAAGGAACGGCCCGCCCTCCTTTACCGTTCGGAAACCACTCTTTTAAAGGAAGTATCCTGGGAAGAACTGGAAAGCCAAACCGGGGCGCTTCAGGCTTTTTTCCGGAAAGCAAAATTATGCCCCGGAGAACGGGTAGCTGCCTGCCTTCCCAATATCCCCGAGGCAAGTGTCGGCCTGCTCGCCACGCTGTCTGTAGGCGCTATCTGGAGCAGCTGCTCACCTGACTTCGGAGCCGAAGGTATTATTGACCGCTTCAGCCAGATATCCCCAAAGATACTGATCATGGCAAGCGGATACACCTACAACGGCCGCCCCTTCAACCGGCTGGACGTCCTTGAAAAGGTCAGAAAGTCCCTTCCGACAGTTGATAAGGTAATTCTGGTTCCGTTTCCAGGGCGGGAAGACAGCGCCCGCCCGGAAGGCGTCACCCTATGGGAAGAAGCCATGCAGATGCAGCACGGCCCGCTGGAATTTACGCCGGTTCCTTTTGCCCACCCGATCTGGATATTGTATTCTTCCGGCACTACCGGCACACCCAAAGCCATTACCCATTCACACGGCGGAATGCTGCTGGAACACCTGAAATATCTATCGTTTCACAACGATGTTCATCCGGGAGAGAACTTTTTCTGGTATTCCACCACCGGCTGGATGATGTGGAATTTCGTGCATGCTTCACTATTAACAGGTGCAACCGCGGTACTTTACGAGGGCAGCCCGGCTTATCCTGGCCTGGAAGCGCTGTGGGAACTTGCAGATAAAGCTCCCATACACCATTTCGGCGCCAGCGCCCCTTTCCTGGTTGCATGCATGAAAGCAGGTCTTAATATTCGTGAAAAGTACCCGCTGATGTCCCTTCGCTCCATCGGTTCCACCGGCTCCCCGCTTCCGCCGGAAGCGTTTCGTTACGTATACGAACAGATAAGAGAAGATGTATGGCTATGTTCCATGAGCGGAGGAACCGATGTTTGTACAGCCTGGGTAGGTGGCTGCCCCTGGGAACCTGTTTACGACGGAGAGATCCAGCGCCGCTGCCTGGGAGTAAGTATGGAAGCTTACGATGAAAAAGGTTTTCCGCTCGAAAATGAAGTTGGCGAAATGGTGGTGACCGTTCCCCTCCCCTGCATGCCTGTATATTTCTGGAATGACCCACGTCATGAACGTTACCTTGAAAGTTATTTCAGCACCTACCCGGGCGTATGGAGGCACGGAGACTGGTTGCAGATTACGCCACATAAAGGAGTGCGGCTGCTCGGGCGGTCGGACGCCACCCTGAACCGCCAGGGAGTCCGTATCGGTACCGCCGAAATATACCGCGCGATGGATAAGGTGGAAGAAGTGCGGGAAAGCCTTATCGTAAACCTGGAAAGACCCGGAAACGGGGATTATATGCCACTTTTCGTTCTGTTGAAGGAAGGCGTTTCCCTTACGGATGAACTCCGGGAACGCATTAAGCGAATTATCCGTGAAGAATTTTCTCCGCGCCATGTCCCCGATGCGATCATTGCCGTCCCGGACATCCCCTTTACTATTTCAGGCAAGAAAATGGAAACTCCGGTAAAAAAGATCCTGATGGGAAAGCCTTCGGCCGAAGCCGCTAACCGCGCGGCCATGCGAAACCCCGGCTCCCTCGATTTTTATTCGGATCTTGCCAAAAAATTATGTTAG